The DNA sequence GTGGTCATGGCCGTCGGCGACTATGTCGATCCCGAGCCGGCCGACCGCGAGGCGGTGCTGGGCATCGCTGGGCTTGCCGGGGTCACCCCTGCACATACGTTGACCATGCTCTACGGCAACTATGTCGTCGTTGATCACGGCATCGTGCCCGATGTCGGCCATGTCGCCAGCATCTATGCCCATCTCGAGGAGCTTGATCCGGCGATGCTCCCCGGCGTCGAGGTCACGGCCGGTCAGCGCCTTGGCGAGATCGGGAACCGCGGGACCGACAGCGCGGCGCGTGACACCGAGCGACCACAGTCGATCCATCTGCACTGGGAGCTCCACGTCGACGGCCTCTATCTGGCCGCCGGGTTGGATTCCGGCCAGACGGCCGAGGTGTATCGGGCGCTCTTCGCCCGATGAGTGGGCACTAGATTGGTTCGCTGCGCGTGGGGAGTCGTCCCCATTGGCCAGCGGGCCTTGGTCAGCCACCCTGGCCTCGGTCCGCGCTGGCGGAATCGCGCAGAGCGCATTGACGGAAGGAAAATCCCAAATGGCGGCAAACCCAGGTTGGTACGAGGATCCGCTCGACTCTTCACAGCAGCGATACTGGGACGGCAACAGTTGGACCCAGGACACCAAGTCCGCGGAACTCGCTTCTGCAGAGATGACGGTCCCGGCGGCCCCCTCGGTTCCTTCCGCGTCGACGGCACCTCCGGCATCGGTGGAGCCGGCGTCGCCTGAAGCCGACGCCGGTCGCTCCGCTCGTGTCGGCCTCGCGGTCTTCGCGCTGCTCGTTCTCGGCGCGGCCGGTTGGTTCTTGCTCAACGGTGGGTCCGATAGCGGCGGCCTGCAGTTGGTTATTCACGAAGACCCGCAGGACGAGGGCGATCTCTACGTGGCGTCCCCCGGTGCGGAGTTGCGGGACCTGGAGCCCGTTGTCGAGCGCGTCGGTTCGGCCTCGCCGGTCGTGATCGACGGGCGTGCTGACCTGGAGCTGATCTCCGCGTGGTCTTCCGAGCGTAACGAGATCTACGACCCCGATGACCCATCGGCAAGGGAAGTGATCCGACTCTCGGGTGAGCAGTCACTCAGCCTCGAGGAGCACGATGACCGAGTGTTCGGGGTTGCTGCCACATACGCAGACAATGGTGACTCTGAGTGTTTCATCGGGTCCGACGCAGCCGCGCTCGAACGAGTTGTCAGGGCCGACACTTGCCACTTCACCGACGACAAGTCGCGAGTCATCGGAGTGGATTGGGATGCGGACGGCGAGAACTCGGTGGGGGTGTTCTCCCTCGAGGGTGAGGAGCTGTTCCGAGCGTCGAGCGACGCAGCGTGGGCTGTTTCGCCGGACGGAAAGCGGCTTGCCACGGTCGAGGACGGTCGCGACACCGAGCTCGTGCTCCACCGGGTCGACGACGGCACGGAGGTCATGACCGATGTCTCGGCCGAGTGGATCTCGCCCGTCGGCTTTGTGGGCGAGGACCTGTGGGTGATGACCCGCGCCGGACTGGAAACCGAACTGTTCGTCGTCGATCCCACCGGTGAGTCGACCTCGCTGGTCTCCGACGAGAGTTTCGGCTGGGCCGAGATCATCGGGGCGGGCGATGTTGCGGTGTTCCAGACCGACGGCGCGGCGTACCTCTTCAACACGAGTACCGGCGAGGAGTTCCACCGTGTCGACGGGGATCTCGTCCAGGTGGTCAGCGACCCGCAAGACTCTTCAGCGTGGGCTGCCTTCGCATGGGATGACAATGACATCGAAGTCTTCGTAGGCAGAGGAGCGAACGCACCTCGAGAGGTCGCGTCTCACCGGCTCGACAACCCCGTCCCCGAATGGGTCTGGTTCGGAAACGACGGGGTGGTGGTCTACTCGTTGTATGGATGGGACGGCGAGGGAATTCTTGCGTTGAGCCGCAACGGCGAGACCGAAGAAGTCTCCGACCGCTCGGCTTACCTCGTCTGGGCTGACCCAAGTGGCGATCGACTCGTGTTCACGGAGTATGACGACGGAAGCAGACTTCTCTTGTACGACTCGGGTGAGCGAGTGCGAGAGCTGGACTTCGCCGATTCGCTGGGGTCGATCGTTGCCTCGGGCTCGACGCTCTACTATTCCGCAACTGACCGGGGGGACTCCGAGGTTCGTTCCGTCGAGATGGTGGGTGATTCACGTCCGGTGGTCCTGTTCGAGGACGCTTCTCTGGTCGGAATCAGGGGTGGTGGCGAGCGGGCCGAGGTTGCCTGGCTGACGGGTGATTGAGCACGTCTGGGAGAGCCGCCTCGTCGGTGCGGCAACGGCCGCGAGCGATGCCCAGTGGGCGAGCCCGAGTACCGGCCAGCGAACGTCTCGTAGTGCTGGGGATCAACGCATTGTTTGAACAGAAACGAGTCGTCGAGACTACGGCGCCGGCACGTTGGAACTGATCCCGAAGACGGCAAGTGTTACCCGCAGGACGCGGCTCCAGCGATTGCCGCAGGGTCGCCGACCGGCTCTCCCGGCCAACAAGGTGACCCTGGTGGGTTCGTCTTGTTCATCGGCTGGTTCGCTCAGCGAATCAGTTGAGCGCTGCTGCGCCACGAGATAGAACAAGGGCCAATGATGGGGCGGGCGGATCAACCTTCTCTGAAACATAGACGTGCGTGGGTGCCACCGCGTTTTGACCGACGAAGTCTCAGGCAAGCCGGTCCCTGCAGGCCAAGGGGAGTTTTCCCCATGGAACGGTTGGCAGCCAGGAGGCAGGCTGGACCTACCATGCGCAACCGGATGACCCTACGGATCGGAGTTGAGATGCAGGGCATTGACAGCGGCGAGCACACGCGACCTGATCTGTTGATTTCGTGGGCGGGCGCAAGCGACAGGGGAAAAGCGTCGCCGATCCAACGAGGACCGTTTCCTCGCCGGCTCGGGGATGTGGGTGGTCGCCGATGGTATGGGTGGGCATGCGGCGGGCGACGTCGCCAGCCAGATCACGGTTGACACGTGTGGCAGTCTTCCCGAGAGTCCCGCACCGACCATCAGCACGGTTGCTGGCGTCGTTCAACAAGCGAACGAGAGTGTGAGAACGGAGGCTGAGCGAACTGGGAGCAGCGCACGGTCACGTTCGCACCCGGAGAGACCACCCGGAACATCCCCATCGAGATCCTCGGCGACACCACCGACGAACCCCCGTTGCTGTACGGCGAATGGGGGCTCGTTCAGCTCGCGAACCCGGCCTTTGCCAAGATCACCGGTGGACTCTTCGGAGCTTCATCGTGATCGATGATGACCCCGCACCAACGATAACTCCGGGCCTCGCCGTCATGGCCGAAGGCGACAGCGGCAGCCGGGTCGTCGAGGTCCCTGTCTCGCTTTCGAACCCGTCAGCAACAACAGTCACTGTCGACTGGGCAACAATCGACACCGGTGCTCCGGGCATCGCCACGCAAGGCGTCGACTACTCCGCAGCAGTCGGGACGGTGACGTTCCTGCCCGGAGAGACTGGGAAGACCGTGACGATCGAGGTCATCGGCGACACCCTCGACGAACCGCCCGCCTACCTTGGCGAATGGGTGCTCATCTCATTCGCCAACCCTTCGACGAATGCAACGCTCGACCTGCGCTTCTTCGGACTCGGCATCGGAATCATCATCGACGACGACTGACCTGACGGAGGCGAAGGGCCATGAGCGGGAAGATCTCCGTCACCTCGTCGACAAGGCCGGTCGATGAGCCCAGCGAATCGATCGCCGTCAACGCCGAAAAGAGTCATCTCGTGGGATTGATCGTCGTCGAAGTGCTGGCTTGAGATCGGTATTGATGACACCATGGGAGAGCGAATTCACGGGCGGGTAGGAGAGAGACTTTGGTGGGCGAGGATCCGATGTGTCCCTATTGTCTCTCCGCGTTTGAGAACGAGTCCGGTGTCAGATGCGACGCCTGCTCTACCGTGTACCACCACGACTGTTGGGACGAGGCGGGGGGATGCGGCACCTTCGGCTGTTCCGAGTGGACGGCTCGACAGATGGTCGGAGCAGCGACGAGAGTCGTGCAGCATGGTTGGTCGACTGCCGCATCGGTCCCAATCTCGCCGACGCCGACGCCGACGCCGACGCCGACGCCGACGCCGACGCCGAAGCCGGAGGCTGCCCCGATGCCTGGTGCCGGGTGGTACCCGGTCCCGGGCTCTGATTCGGCGTCTGCAGCCGACCGCGTATTGCGGTACTGGGACGGGGCAGCGTGGACGGATTGGATCTGGCAAGCAGAGACGCGGCAGTCGGTACTTTCGCCGCTGACGGGCCCAACACATAGACCGCAGGAGAATGGTGCCGCAAGCCAGTCTCCGGGCCAACAGCTGCGCGCGGTCCAGTCCGCGGTCTGCCCATCGTGTGGGTCTCCGATCGGCTTGGACAGCAGTCGATGCCCGGCCTGCTGGGCGACAATCGATTGGATTGATCAGTGAACCCCCGGCTCCGCAGGCTGTCCGCCGATGCAGTGATGCTGCGCGAAGCATTCGGATCCCACCCATCGATCCGGGTGACACCGAGCCAGGACGATCCGCCAACCGCGTATTCCGTCGGCTATTCGGTACCGGGAGTGACGCTCGCCCCGGGCTCGAGCCAGCCTCAGATCACCAACGACCACCGGGCGACGGTGAGGTTGGTGTCGGGCTATCCGCGCGAAAAGCCGTACTGCATATCCGACACGATTGTTTTTCACCCGAACTTCGGTGCGCGAGCCGGCGACGAGATCTGCATCGCAGACTTCTGGTCATCGGGCCAGACACTGGTTGACATCATCGTGAAAATCGGCGAAATGATTCAATACAAGTCTTTCAACGTGCGCTCGCCGTTGAATGCGGTGGCCGCGAGGTGGGTGGATGAGAATCCCTCGGTCGTGCCCGTCGGTGATGTGGAGCTCTGGACCCATACCGTCGGGGGTCCCAAGTCGGACCCGATCGGCCCTGCGCCGACCTTGCCCCAACCGGCACCGTCGCGAGTCGAATCGCCGCCGCCGACCCCACAGGGCTCGACCCTTGACCTGACCGACCTATCGTGACGAATCGAGAACAGCCATGACGGAATCAACCGGGCGCGATCAGCCGCCGGACGGGCTGAGGTCGCCCGGACTGGACGGATCTCCACCCGAGCGTTTGGTGATCGGTACCGACGAGGTCGACCACACCATTCCTGTTGCCCAGCAACAGATCCGGCAGCCTGGCGCCTTGCCTCCGGTATCCGCCTCGCCCGTCCCCAGTGCCGGCGGAGCGGCCTCCGGCACCAATTCGTGGATGGGCAACACTTCGATCACTTCGGGACTTGTCGCCGGAGCGATCGGCGGACTCGCCGGTGGAATTCTCGCCGAAGTGATCGGGTTCACCGACTGGAATGCGGAGACCGAGGGTGGCACAAAGGTGCTTGCCGGTCTGTGGATCGGGTTCGTAGGGGCATGTATCGGGTTCTTCCTCACAGCCTGGGAGGGTTTTCAGGCCGGCTCCTCGCAGCGAGCGTGGCGCAATGGGGTGGTCGGATTGGCCATCGGTGCCGGCGCGGGATTCATGGCGGGTTGGCTGGGCTGGCACTTCCTGATCCAGCAGCTCGAGGACCTTGGCCGAGAGTTCGAGAACAACCCGTTCATGACCGAAGGCGAAGCGATCTCCAAGTTCAACAACACGATGCGGCTGGTCTTCGCCATGCTCTTCGGCCTTCTCGGGGTGTTCGTCGGCGGTGGTATCGGATTGCGGCAGTCCTCGAAGAAGGCCGTGAATGGCGTCATCGGCGGCTCGATCGGCGGCGCCATCGCCGGTCTGATCTTCTACGCACTCTGGGATCCCCTCAGCGAGATTCTCCGGGGGAGCGAAGCGCCGTCAGACCCGACCCTCGAGCTGATTCTTGCTTTCACACTCACGGGCTTGGCGGTCGGGCTGGGTATCGGATTGGTCGACCGTCTTCGGCGCGACGCATGGCTGATGCTGACTGCAGGGCCGATGGCTGGCAAAGAATTCATCCTCTACAAGCCCGAAACCGTGGTCGGGTCTGACTTCCAAGTCGACGTCGTTCTCGTCAAGGACCGGGCGGTGACTCCCCGCCACTTCGTGCTCCGGCGCGACGGCAGCGGCACCGTCCTCGCAGTCACCCCGGGCGCCGCTGTCAGCGTGAACGGAACACCAGTCACCAACCATCGTCTCAGACCCGGTGACCAGATCTCGGTTGGGTCATCAGTCATCAACTATCTCGAGAGGGCGGCCACGGCATGAGCACGAATATCGCAAGCGGCCCGCGCTCGGAGATGCCATGGAGCAGGGAAGGCAGAGCCGAATGTCGTCGGTGAACGTAACTGTCATGGATGTCACCGGAAGCCGCCGCCAGGAGGCGACTCTTCCGGCCGACGTTCCCGTTGTCCGTGTCCTTGCCGCGCTGGTGGAGCGAATGGGGCTGCCCACCCTGGGGCCCGACGGCGGACCCATCTCCTATCGGTTTCATCACCGAGATTCGGGCCGTCAACTCAGCGGAGCTGAGACCCTTTCCAACGCCGGCGTGCTCGAGGGACACACCTTGCGCCTGCAGCCCGAGATCATCGCTGGATGAGTCTTCCGATCGAGATATCCGAGGAGTCTCGCTACGACCGCCAGGAGCGGATTTCCTGGTGGGATCAGCAAGTTCTCGCGGAGGCCAAGATCCTCGTTGTCGGTGCCGGAGCGCTCGGCAACGAGGTCGTCAAGAACCTCGTGCTCATGGGTGTCGGGTCGATTGTCGTGATCGATTTCGACACTGTCGAGATGTCGAACCTCGCTCGCTGTGTGCTGCTTCGCGAGAGCGACAACGGTCGCTCGAAGGCGGTCGCCGTTGCCGAACGAGCTGGTGAGCTGAATGGCGCCGTGGAAGTGGTGGGCATCCAGGCGGACTTGCGAGCTCTCGGCACTGGGCTGGGGCGTCGGGCCGATGTCATGGTCGGCGCGCTGGACAATCGAGAAGCGCGCCTGCACCTGAACAGGCTTGCCTGGCAGGCTTCTCGGCCCTGGGTGGATGGTGCGATCGAGGGTCTTCACGGGGTGGGGCGCGTCTTCTCGCCACCCGACTCCTGCTACGAGTGCACGCTGACGGAAGAAGACTTTGGTGCTCTGGCCCATCGGCAGTCGTGTCGGCTGCTCTCGCCCGAGGATCTCGTCGAGGGGAAGGTGCCAACCTGCGTGCCCACTGCGTCGATCGTCGCCGGCGTTCAGGCGCAGGAGGTGGTGAAGCTCCTGCATGCCGGGCGGCCCGGCGTGAACCCGTTGTGTGGCGCCATGGTCTTCGATGGAGTCAACAACGATGCATACCCCTTGCGATATCCGGTTGATGACGATTGCCTGG is a window from the Acidimicrobiales bacterium genome containing:
- a CDS encoding ThiF family adenylyltransferase, which translates into the protein MSLPIEISEESRYDRQERISWWDQQVLAEAKILVVGAGALGNEVVKNLVLMGVGSIVVIDFDTVEMSNLARCVLLRESDNGRSKAVAVAERAGELNGAVEVVGIQADLRALGTGLGRRADVMVGALDNREARLHLNRLAWQASRPWVDGAIEGLHGVGRVFSPPDSCYECTLTEEDFGALAHRQSCRLLSPEDLVEGKVPTCVPTASIVAGVQAQEVVKLLHAGRPGVNPLCGAMVFDGVNNDAYPLRYPVDDDCLAHHPYVDPMVLERDDALTFERVAESVGLPSGTVELFDDLIIEWSCPSCETTSPARSQVRTAGAGDARCPECDRYRQPATTTTITPASPLWTQSIESAGVCADDLLAIRSGSAYRYAWPKHALSDLPASWS
- a CDS encoding FHA domain-containing protein yields the protein MIGTDEVDHTIPVAQQQIRQPGALPPVSASPVPSAGGAASGTNSWMGNTSITSGLVAGAIGGLAGGILAEVIGFTDWNAETEGGTKVLAGLWIGFVGACIGFFLTAWEGFQAGSSQRAWRNGVVGLAIGAGAGFMAGWLGWHFLIQQLEDLGREFENNPFMTEGEAISKFNNTMRLVFAMLFGLLGVFVGGGIGLRQSSKKAVNGVIGGSIGGAIAGLIFYALWDPLSEILRGSEAPSDPTLELILAFTLTGLAVGLGIGLVDRLRRDAWLMLTAGPMAGKEFILYKPETVVGSDFQVDVVLVKDRAVTPRHFVLRRDGSGTVLAVTPGAAVSVNGTPVTNHRLRPGDQISVGSSVINYLERAATA
- a CDS encoding Calx-beta domain-containing protein — protein: MIDDDPAPTITPGLAVMAEGDSGSRVVEVPVSLSNPSATTVTVDWATIDTGAPGIATQGVDYSAAVGTVTFLPGETGKTVTIEVIGDTLDEPPAYLGEWVLISFANPSTNATLDLRFFGLGIGIIIDDD
- a CDS encoding EsaB/YukD family protein, coding for MSSVNVTVMDVTGSRRQEATLPADVPVVRVLAALVERMGLPTLGPDGGPISYRFHHRDSGRQLSGAETLSNAGVLEGHTLRLQPEIIAG